One genomic region from Scomber scombrus chromosome 19, fScoSco1.1, whole genome shotgun sequence encodes:
- the adgrf3a gene encoding adhesion G protein-coupled receptor F5 has protein sequence MTIATNFNAQDLVDRSKELAKILNASFVLETQGSVKITAPSRTVRYSSEQYMSCSVTKSLGVEAEWILETDTVDKITDGTVSVVTSTMKNSTLKLRNVTEHWAGLYTCTYEQKLDNITILHKASTTLDVSLLPDIYISASPSFPRCHKSAAVLLEITLFMKLRHYLGVTKFQAADSGLGLLDQNAANVFQRLEKVTNNTKTINTFSNMDASVEVLTSLSTKLQANNEIIINDTTVNNVLQSSSNLLEKSLESTWNVTDETENVTLAERYLSSVEQLIEVTNTTNDYSKSNLELKVNNCNGTICHNNVFGVNVSLSKINPDSVKTAGFKQLNEYLPDLDDYLTNSIVVSTSTGTKQKDNLEIKLTFPLLTRRTRNFEMKCVAWNNNTGQWSADGCKWGGPWNEGECTCFHLSSFAILMSKEPLKTVGLTELTYFGLSVSIVSLILSLAIELAVWNSLVKSDALYLRHTAHINISLCLLIADCCFVASSKPEDISQIWCRTSVVLKHFCYLAMFFWMLCLSTTILHQTVFPFHIVSKKNYLRFALILGYVCPFLIVAITFLTNDAGAEGKYYSKETCWLIYDSLLSGSIHTFIIPVGIIVFVNIFCMAVVIMKLLEHPKNIVKCNGNEKAAVKTVMRSVILLTPIFGGTWILGFGVTILDLSYGPLADVVNYAFTLMNSLQGLFILVTTCLGEKRTREALMKRLRKDVVASITDSSTKLDSPWKK, from the exons ATGACCATTGCTACCAACTTCAATGCACAAGATTTGGTTGATAGATCCAAAGAGCTGGCCAAGATTTTGAATGCATCGTTTGTTTTGGAGACTCAAG GTTCTGTTAAGATAACGGCACCATCTCGCACTGTGCGTTACTCCTCTGAGCAATATATGAGTTGCTCAGTGACGAAAAGCCTGGGAGTGGAAGCGGAGTGGATTCTGGAAACGGACACCGTAGATAAAATAACAGATGGCACAGTGTCAGTTGTGACATCAACAATGAAAAATTCCACACTCAAACTCAGAAATGTAACAGAGCACTGGGCAG GACTGTACACATGTACCTACGAGCAAAAATTAGACAACATAACAATATTACACAAGGCAAGCACTACTTTGGACGTGTCTCTCCTGCCAGACATCTACATCTCTGCATCTCCATCATTTCCACGCTGCCATAAGTCTGCCGCT GTCCTTCTGGAAATCACGTTATTTATGAAGCTGAGACATTATTTGGGTGTGACGAAGTTCCAA GCTGCTGACAGTGGACTTGGCCTACTAGATCAAAATGCTGCCAATGTGTTTCAACGTCTTGAAAAAGTCACTAATAACACAAAGACTATCAACACATTTTCCAATATGGATGCATCTGTTGAAGTACTCACCAGTTTGAGTACCAAGCTGCAGGCAAATAATGAAATCATAATCAATGACACAACAGTGAAT aatGTTCTGCAGTCATCTAGCAATTTGCTGGAGAAATCTCTTGAAAGTACATGGAACGTAACTgatgagacagaaaatgtgacattgGCTGAGAGATATCTGAGTTCTGTTGAGCAGTTAATTGAGGtgacaaatacaacaaatgacTATAGTAAATCAAATCTAGAGTTAAAAGTCAACAATTGCAATGGGACAATCTGTCACAACAATGTGTTTGGTGTCAATGTCTCTCTTAGTAAAATAAACCCTGACAGTGTAAAAACAGCCGGGTTTAAACAACTGAACGAGTATTTGCCCGATTTGGATGACTACCTGACTAACAGCATTGTTGTGTCAACAAGTACTGGCACAAAGCAAAAAGATAACCTTGAAATTAAACTTACATTTCCATTACTCACTCGAAGGACTCGCAACTTCGAGATGAAATGTGTTGCATGGAACAATAATACCGGACAATGGTCAGCAGACGGATGTAAGTGGGGTGGTCCATGGAATGAGGGAGAGTGCACATGCTTTCATTTGTCCTCATTTGCTATTTTAATGTCAAAGGAACCATTGAAAACGGTTGGGCTAACTGAGTTAACTTACTTTGGACTGTCTGTATCGATCGTGTCACTCATTCTCAGCCTCGCGATAGAACTGGCTGTCTGGAATTCTTTAGTTAAGTCAGATGCTTTATATTTACGGCATACTGCCCACataaacatttctctttgtttgctGATTGCAGATTGCTGTTTTGTAGCATCTTCTAAGCCAGAGGATATTAGTCAAATCTGGTGTAGGACTTCTGTGGTGTTGAAGCATTTCTGTTATCTGGCCATGTTCTTTTGGATGTTGTGTCTGAGCACCACGATTCTTCATCAAACTGTTTTCCCTTTCCATATTGTGAGCAAGAAGAACTACCTGAGGTTCGCCTTAATCTTGGGCTATGTGTGTCCGTTTCTTATCGTTGCTATCACGTTTCTTACCAATGACGCTGGTGCCGAAGGAAAATACTACTCCAAGGAGACATGTTGGCTGATTTATGACAGCTTGTTGTCAGGGTCCATCCATACATTTATCATACCAGTTGGtataattgtttttgtcaacATTTTCTGCATGGCGGTGGTAATCATGAAGCTTTTGGAACATCCTAAGAATATAGTGAAATGTAATGGGAATGAAAAAGCAGCTGTCAAAACGGTCATGAGGTCCGTTATCCTTCTGACTCCAATCTTTGGTGGGACATGGATTCTTGGATTTGGTGTAACGATTCTTGACCTTTCATATGGTCCGTTAGCCGATGTGGTCAATTACGCCTTTACCCTGATGAATTCACTCCAG GGTCTTTTCATTTTGGTGACCACGTGCTTGGGGGAAAAACGG ACACGTGAAGCACTGATGAAACGTCTCAGAAAAGAT GTTGTTGCATCCATCACAGACAGTTCCACAAAGTTAGACTCACCATGGAAGAAGTGA